A genome region from Halorussus pelagicus includes the following:
- a CDS encoding DUF7383 domain-containing protein: MPYRANYALVNVSAALGPDEGVLDVPWAEYVGDATAEAEFTVPTDRAAEPYVGLQAFRVGEYGHELRINGDSLGGFDVPPADGWQYWEDAIIETELVEGANSLRVVRDDDTDDSFAVNNVTIHWREPVE; the protein is encoded by the coding sequence ATGCCCTATCGCGCCAACTACGCGCTGGTGAACGTGAGCGCCGCCCTCGGACCGGACGAAGGCGTGCTGGACGTGCCGTGGGCGGAGTACGTCGGCGACGCGACGGCGGAGGCGGAGTTCACGGTGCCGACCGACCGCGCCGCCGAACCCTACGTCGGCTTGCAGGCGTTCCGCGTGGGCGAATACGGCCACGAACTGCGAATCAACGGCGACTCGCTCGGCGGGTTCGACGTGCCGCCAGCGGACGGGTGGCAGTACTGGGAGGACGCGATTATCGAGACCGAACTGGTCGAGGGCGCGAATAGCCTGCGAGTCGTCCGCGACGACGACACCGACGACAGTTTCGCGGTGAACAACGTCACGATTCACTGGCGCGAACCCGTGGAGTAG
- a CDS encoding phage repressor protein, whose product MRKHANWLTQADERILEFLRENGNFPPSAIRDRLADIGDDLGYSTNHLGMRCRALDDHGLLENVGGGTYTITDLGERYLDGEFDAGSLEDG is encoded by the coding sequence ATGCGCAAGCACGCTAACTGGCTCACGCAGGCCGACGAGCGAATCCTCGAATTTCTGCGCGAGAACGGTAACTTCCCGCCGTCGGCTATCCGCGACCGACTGGCCGACATCGGCGACGACCTCGGCTACTCGACCAATCACCTCGGGATGCGCTGTCGCGCGCTCGACGACCACGGCTTGCTGGAGAACGTCGGTGGCGGCACCTACACTATCACCGACCTCGGCGAGCGGTACCTCGACGGCGAGTTCGACGCTGGCAGTCTGGAAGACGGGTAG